One window of Canis lupus baileyi chromosome 21, mCanLup2.hap1, whole genome shotgun sequence genomic DNA carries:
- the LOC140613373 gene encoding olfactory receptor 4P4-like, with protein sequence MENQNNVTEFVFMGLWGNKQIELLFFFLFLLCYLAILMGNFIILLTIICSHLIEQPMYYFLCHLSLMDLCYTSTVVPRLIRDLGAARKNISYNNCMTQLFTAHLLAGVEIFILVSMALDRYVAIVKPLHYMVIMSRRRCNLLIFMAWSVGFWHSVALLLLVLNLPFCGPNQINHYICDVKPLLKLVCRDIRVVNILVISNSGMVVVAVFLVLVASYILILYNLRTHSSVGRRKALSTCSSHVMVVILFFVPCIYIYVLPAGSENKDKEISVFYTVIAPLLNPLIYTLRNMEMRNAMWKVWSKMAHTKFR encoded by the coding sequence ATGGAAAATCAGAACAATGTCACAGAATTTGTTTTCATGGGTTTGTGGGGAAATAAACAAATAGAGCTACTGTTCTTTTTCCTGTTCCTGCTCTGTTATTTGGCCATCTTAATGGGAAACTTCATCATCTTACTCACGATCATCTGCAGCCATCTAATTGAACAACCAATGTACTACTTTCTCTGCCACCTTTCTCTCATGGACCTCTGCTACACTTCCACTGTAGTCCCCAGACTAATCAGGGACTTAGGTGCAGCCAGAAAAAACATTTCCTATAACAACTGTATGACCCAGCTCTTCACTGCCCACTTGCTGGCAGGGGTGGAGATATTCATCTTGGTGTCCATGGCTTTAGACCGTTATGTGGCCATTGTCAAGCCCCTGCATTACATGGTCATCATGAGCCGGCGGAGGTGTAACCTGTTGATTTTCATGGCCTGGAGTGTGGGGTTTTGGCACTCTGTTGCTCTATTGCTCTTGGTACTCAATTTACCTTTCTGTGGTCCTAATCAGATAAATCATTACATATGTGATGTGAAGCCTCTTTTGAAACTGGTGTGCAGAGATATTCGTGTTGTTAATATCTTAGTGATTTCAAACTCAGGAATGGTGGTGGTTGCTGTGTTTCTTGTCCTGGTGGCTTCTTACATTCTCATATTATACAATCTGAGGACCCACTCCTCTGTAGGGAGACGCAAAGCTCTCTCCACGTGCAGCTCTCATGTAATGGTggtcattttattctttgtgccTTGTATCTATATTTATGTTCTACCTGCAGGGAGTGAAAACAAGGATAAGGAGATCTCTGTGTTTTACACTGTGATTGCTCCCTTGTTGAATCCTCTCATCTATACCCTGAGAAACATGGAGATGAGAAATGCCATGTGGAAGGTGTGGTCTAAAATGGCACATACGAAATTCAGGTAA